The following proteins are encoded in a genomic region of Phoenix dactylifera cultivar Barhee BC4 unplaced genomic scaffold, palm_55x_up_171113_PBpolish2nd_filt_p 000522F, whole genome shotgun sequence:
- the LOC120106306 gene encoding LOW QUALITY PROTEIN: ribosomal protein S4, mitochondrial (The sequence of the model RefSeq protein was modified relative to this genomic sequence to represent the inferred CDS: inserted 1 base in 1 codon) translates to MWRKRLIQRDMXMPALRFKMCRLLPGNVRNRELSLIQRRILRRLRNKRRSIKRNLSLRENLNSNIKSQTTRKLPLYYWDLPIREMHRGRERTSYIPFLLNQETRSDVIPVRLHFSDTLPQARQPISHRRVCVNNRLVSITHLKVSHGDLISFQENYARTRGDRTGS, encoded by the exons ATGTGGCGAAAAAGACTGATTCAACGAGATA CCATGCCTGCATTAAGATTTAAAATGTGTCGTCTACTTCCAGGAAATGTTCGGAACAGAGAACTTTCTCTAATACAACGCCGCATTCTCCGAAGattgaggaacaagaggagatCCATTAAAAGAAATCTTTCTCTGAGAGAAAATCTAAACAGTAACATCAAATCACAAACTACACGAAAGTTGCCCCTTTATTATTGGGATTTACCCATAAGGGAGATGCACAGAGGAAGAGAACGAACTTCATATATCCCTTTTCTACTCAATCAAGAAACAAGATCGGACGTGATTCCGGTTCGTCTCCATTTTAGTGACACTCTTCCTCAAGCAAGGCAGCCGATAAGTCATCGAAGGGTTTGTGTGAATAATAGACTGGTAAGCATTACTCATTTGAAAGTTTCCCACGGTGATCTAATATCTTTTCAAGAAAATTACGCGAGAACCCGCGGTGATAGGACTGGTAGCTAA